A single region of the Pyricularia oryzae 70-15 chromosome 4, whole genome shotgun sequence genome encodes:
- a CDS encoding laccase-1, protein MHLIQSLVWALPLALPLVAADIEDVGDKPRKFEYTITWEKGSPDGFEREMAFINGRFPGPVVEANQGDNIEIVVTNQMPFNTTIHWHGIEQKGTPWSDGVPGLTQRYIMPGKNFTYKWKAEQYGSYWYHAHARGQIDDGLYGGILIHPSNTTQDSLSLIARNASQLAAMRTAVRNVQPIILSDWRHLKSMDAWQINVDSKLETPCYDSLLVNGKGQVNCWSQQKINQLTNGIQRRFLQTANMQQMTAKGCLPAKAVQMTFARNMPGNLSAIPKEVFDVCTPTQGQQSVIKVKQAAGATEYWQAFDIVGTFGLVNAAVSMDEHPMYVYAVDGGYIQPQLVQAISVSNADRYSVLVKVDRPGDYTLRVASNSVIQMMSVTATVRILGANSAETADGSDNFITPTSANATSASGSSPAPSNVRRQLPGASSTPYINDVGQGTSQSVTFFSQNNQRQYPADPPGQTVAQTFKMQLRHDGSAYKWALNDTIYPLNADDAYPVLFKPPVNRQDGTTITTRNNTWVDFIFESSTFPTPPHPVHKHGTHMYLIGSGQGNFTWNTVAEAARANPGRFNLQNPPKRDSFQSVPAVVQPSWIAVRYFSSDPGPWLMHCHIQTHLEGGMAMAIIEGPEVWPATPETYLNYDQ, encoded by the exons ATGCATCTGATCCAGAGCCTCGTGTGGGCTCTCCCATTGGCACTGCCACTCGTGGCTGCCGATATTGAGGATGTCGGTGACAAGCCCCGCAAGTTCGAATACACCATCACTTGGGAAAAGGGGTCCCCGGATGGTTTCGAGCGTGAGATGGCCTTCATCAACGGAAGGTTTCCTGGGCCGGTCGTTGAGGCAAACCAGGGAGACAACATAGAGATTGTCGTCACCAACCAGATGCCTTTCAACACAACCATCCACTGGCATG GTATTGAGCAAAAAGGTACCCCGTGGTCAGATGGCGTACCGGGCCTCACGCAGCGCTACATCATGCCCGGCAAGAATTTCACCTACAAGTGGAAGGCGGAACAGTACGGCAGCTATTGGTACCACGCCCACGCACGCGGCCAGATTGACGATGGCTTGTACGGCGGTATCCTCATCCACCCGAGCAACACCACGCAAGACTCGCTCAGCCTGATCGCCCGGAACGCCTCCCAGCTCGCTGCGATGCGGACCGCCGTGCGCAACGTTCAGCCCATCATCCTCTCCGACTGGCGACACCTCAAGTCCATGGATGCCTGGCAGATAAACGTCGACTCCAAGCTCGAGACGCCTTGCTACGACTCCCTTCTCGTCAACGGCAAGGGCCAGGTCAACTGCTGGTCTCAGCAAAAGATTAACCAGCTTACGAACGGCATCCAAAGACGATTCCTGCAGACTGCCAACATGCAGCAGATGACCGCCAAGGG ATGTCTCCCAGCCAAGGCTGTGCAAATGACCTTTGCCCGGAACATGCCCGGAAACCTCTCGGCGATTCCCAAGGAGGTCTTTGATGTTTGCACACCAACCCAGGGTCAGCAAAGTGTTATCAAAGTCAAACAGGCTGCAGGCGCAACCGAGTACTGGCAAGCCTTTGACATTGTCGGCACGTTTGGTCTCGTCAACGCTGCTGTCTCGATGGACGAGCACCCCATGTACGTTTATGCTGTCGACGGTGGCTACATCCAGCCGCAGTTGGTCCAGGCCATCTCCGTCAGCAACGCCGACCGCTACTCGGTCCTGGTCAAGGTCGACAGGCCCGGCGACTACACCCTCCGCGTCGCCTCCAACTCCGTCATCCAGATGATGAGCGTGACTGCCACTGTCCGCATCCTAGGAGCCAACTCCGCCGAGACGGCCGACGGCTCAGACAATTTCATCACCCCCACGAGCGCCAACGCCACTAGCGCCAGCGGCAGCTCCCCCGCCCCCTCCAACGTCCGCCGCCAGCTGCCCGGCGCCAGCTCGACGCCCTACATCAACGACGTCGGACAGGGCACAAGCCAGAGCGTCACCTTTTTCAGCCAGAACAACCAGCGCCAGTACCCGGCCGACCCCCCGGGACAGACGGTCGCCCAGACCTTCAAGATGCAGCTCCGCCACGACGGCAGCGCCTACAAGTGGGCGCTCAACGACACCATCTACCCCCTCAACGCCGACGATGCCTACCCGGTGCTGTTCAAGCCCCCGGTCAACCGCCAGGACGGCACCACCATCACGACGAGGAACAACACCTGGGTCGACTTCATCTTCGAGTCGTCCACCTTCCCGACTCCCCCGCACCCCGTCCACAAGCACGGCACGCACATGTACCTCATCGGCTCCGGCCAGGGCAACTTCACCTGGAACACGGTCGCCGAGGCCGCGCGTGCCAACCCGGGCCGCTTCAACCTGCAGAACCCGCCCAAGCGCGACTCGTTCCAGAGCGTGCCCGCCGTCGTGCAGCCCAGCTGGATCGCCGTCCGCTACTTCTCCTCCGACCCGGGCCCCTGGCTGATGCACTGCCATATCCAGACCCATCTCGAGGGTGGCATGGCCATGGCGATCATCGAGGGCCCTGAGGTATGGCCGGCGACGCCGGAGACTTACCTGAACTACGATCAATAG